The window GACATGAACTTTGCAGCCGTCTTCCGGGAAATACGCAGTTGCTTCGACCCCGACAATAACATCGCCGGGATGTTTTTTCTTTAAGTGCAGAGCGCCATCAATTCTATTGTGGTCGGTCAGCGCCACATAATCCATTCCCCGCTGCTTTGCGATCCGATAAACCTCTTCCGGTTCGGTATAGGATTCATGCGCACCCAACCGCTTCAGGAACCATTCCGAAGCGTGGCGGGAATACTTGGAATGCACGTGCAAATCCGCTTTGGCCATTGTAACCACCGCCTTTCCCTTCAACCAGTCATAACTGCTGTAACTTTCTTTGCAGTTCGACTATACCGGAGAAAAGGAATTGCAAGGTTAGTCTTTGCTTTATTTTCGATTAGAAGTTTGTGAACAAAAAAAGCGCAGGCTGGGCCTGCGCTTTTTGATGAACCAATCTCACTAGGTGATAGTCGCCCCAACTATTTTTCCTTGCGATAGGGCCACATAACTACCCCGCCGTCCATTACCCTGACTTTTTTAAATCCTGCTGCTTTAAGAATAAGCGCTGCTTCATATCCTCGCAACGATATTTTACAAAAAGCGATAATCTCCTTATTTTTTGGCAATTCGTCTATACGCAGACGCAATGCACCTAATGGTATCAAGGTTGAATTCGACAGACGCACTTCATCACTCTCAGCCTGACTGCGAACATCTAAAAACACAAAATCTTTTTTAGCCTCTTTCATCTCATGAACTTCTTTGGCAGAGATACCTTCTATATAACCATCAAGTTTATTGCGCGCCACATTAGCAGCAGTAATAATATTATCCATGGCCGGCGAATAGGGTGGTGCGTAGCACAAATCCATATTGGCCAAATCGTCAACCGTCATTTTGGCGGCCAGTGTCATGGCGGCAACATCAATCCGTTTATCCACATCACCCGGACCGGTCGCCTGTGCCCCGAGCAACTTGCGGGTTTTTTTATCCACCACAAGTTTCAGCAGCAAGGGTTTTGCATTTTCCATAAAATGGGCACGATCCGGTCCCGGCGCCAACACCACTTCAACGTCGTATCCTTCCTGCTTGGCAGCTGCTTCCGTCAGTCCTGTCCGGCCCACGGTAAAATCAAACACTTTGCAAACCGTGCTGCCCAAAACACCGGGAAAAATATCTTTGCGTCCACAAATATTATTGGCCGCCACACGCCCATGCTTATTGGCGGTTGATCCCATCGGCATATAGCATGCTTTGCCTGTAATCCGGTCCTTGGATTCAACACAGTCACCCACAGCATAAATATTATCATCACTGGTTTTCATGGTTCCGTCCACAACCAGAGCACGGAAATCACCAATCGCCAATCCGGCGTCTTTCGCCAAGCCTACGGCAGGCCGCACGCCAATCGCCATAACAACCATATCCGCTGCCAGGGTTTCTTTGTCGGTAACGACTTTTTCAACCGCACCCTCTCCTTCAAATTTTACAACAGTATGGTCCGTCAGAACCTTCACGCCCTTGGCTTCCATATGCTGTGTCACCAACCGGGCCATTTCCCAGTCAAGCATGCCGAATATTTGCGGCAATTTTTCAACAATTGTAACACGACATCCCTTGGATACCAGCGCTTCGGTCACCTCAACCCCAATCAACCCACCGCCGATAATGACCACATCCTTTGCCTGGTCTTCCGCCAACAGCCGTTTAATGCCTTCGGCATCCTGCACACCGTGAAGCGTATAAATATTCTCTAAATCAATTCCCGGAATCGGCGGGCTGACCGGCGTGGCGCCGGTTGCCAGAATTAATTTATCGTACCCAATCCAGGATGTTTTCTGGTCCTGAAGGTCTTTTATCTGAATGGTTTTTTTGTCCCTATCGATCTTCAGGGCTTCGGTTTTAGTCAATACATGGACATTTTTTACTTTTTGAAAAAATACCGGATCGCGTACAACCCCGACCGGAGTACACATCAGCTCTTTTTGCTCCTTGACCTCGCCGGATATGTAATATGGTAAACCGCACCCGGCATAAGAAAGATATTCGTCCTTTTCAATAATTGTCACTTCCGCTTCCGGCATCATACGAATAATTTTCGAAGCCGCTTTCGGTCCCGCCGCCACCCCGCCAACAATAACAATTTTCATTCCTTGCCTCCCCTAAATTAATCAAATTTATTTAAAAACCACAAATGTCCCAATTGACCAAATATTTTAGCGCAGAACCGATCAGCA is drawn from bacterium and contains these coding sequences:
- a CDS encoding FAD-dependent oxidoreductase; translation: MKIVIVGGVAAGPKAASKIIRMMPEAEVTIIEKDEYLSYAGCGLPYYISGEVKEQKELMCTPVGVVRDPVFFQKVKNVHVLTKTEALKIDRDKKTIQIKDLQDQKTSWIGYDKLILATGATPVSPPIPGIDLENIYTLHGVQDAEGIKRLLAEDQAKDVVIIGGGLIGVEVTEALVSKGCRVTIVEKLPQIFGMLDWEMARLVTQHMEAKGVKVLTDHTVVKFEGEGAVEKVVTDKETLAADMVVMAIGVRPAVGLAKDAGLAIGDFRALVVDGTMKTSDDNIYAVGDCVESKDRITGKACYMPMGSTANKHGRVAANNICGRKDIFPGVLGSTVCKVFDFTVGRTGLTEAAAKQEGYDVEVVLAPGPDRAHFMENAKPLLLKLVVDKKTRKLLGAQATGPGDVDKRIDVAAMTLAAKMTVDDLANMDLCYAPPYSPAMDNIITAANVARNKLDGYIEGISAKEVHEMKEAKKDFVFLDVRSQAESDEVRLSNSTLIPLGALRLRIDELPKNKEIIAFCKISLRGYEAALILKAAGFKKVRVMDGGVVMWPYRKEK